TTCTTAAATGTTTCTGCAGCCGCCTGGGGGTTTAAGTCGTCCGCAAATACCTCTATATCTTCAACTGCTACAGTTGAGTCTGTTGCCATAGGTGGATCTCCATATTGAAAGGGGGATGCTGTTATAGGTTCAAGAGCATAGCACACCCACCTCAATTTGTCAAAAAAATGATGTTAGTACTCATTGATATTATACCAATTCCTTACTATGGTGTGTAAAAAATAAACAGTGCTGATTTTTCATTACTTTTGCGGCATTTTAATCGCCCCGGACGTAGTTGAGTGATTCATCGCCTGTTTGGCCGAAGAAAGGAGTTTCCCATTGATTATCACCATAATCCGTACAATAATTGATAACTGGTTTAAGCAAAGGAGTAAAGCACCAAACAGTATCTCGAATGATCTACCAGACCCACGGGTAGCGTTGAAGCAGCATTTCGGATATGACGATTTCCGTGAGGGGCAATGTGAGGTAATTGAGAAACTTCTATTGGGCAAAAATCTGCTCGGTGCTTTTCCAACTGCGTTTGGAAAATCTATCTGTTACCAGTTGCCGGGCCTGATGTTACCCGGGCTTACAGTGATTATTTCGCCGTTAATCTCGTTGATGAAAGATCAAGTAGATACCTTGCAAGGAAGGGGAATTGATTCGATAGGCTTACTGAATAGCAGCTTGTCCCCTGAAGAATATGGACAGGAATTGAAGCGATTGGTGGACGGTGAAATTAAGCTGTTGTATGTGTCGCCCGAACGGTTCCGGAGCCGCCGATTTTTGAATACCTTAAGATCGCATAAGATTTCGCTGTTCGTGGTTGATGAGGCACACTGCATCTCTCAGTGGGGGCACGATTTTCGACCGGCTTATCTTGCACTTCGGACCGCTATCCAAGCGGTGAAGCCCGGTTCAACCGCACTATTCACAGCGACCGCAACACCAGAGGTGCAGGAGGACATTGTAAACCAACTCCAAGTTGAGAAATGCGAGACCATAATCCAGAGTGTAGAGCGTCCTAATCTAAAGTTCAGCGTTTGCGAGGTGCCGGGCGAACCGGAGAAATATCAGTTACTTACAAAGCAGTTGGAACAACTCACCGGGAAAGGGATTGTGTATGCTGGTACGCGGCGGCAGACGGAGGAAATCGCGGAATATCTCAAGCGAAAGGGACACCGTGTTGATTTCTATCACGGCGCTAGGGAGGAATCGGAACGGACGCGGGTCCAAAATGCATTCTTCGACGATACAGAGGCCGGCATCAAAATCGTGGTTGCGACCAACGCATTCGGGATGGGGATTGATAAGCCTGACATCCGGTATGTTATCCATTGGAACATCGCGGGATCGCTCGAACACTATTATCAGGAAGCGGGACGTGCAGGACGGGATGGTGAGGATTCACAGTGTATTCTGTTCTTCTGTTCAGGTGACCGGCGTTTACACGAACATTTTATGGAGGAGAGCGCACCGAACAAGCCAGACCTTTTGAAGCTGCTAAAGCTAATCGAGAAGTCGCCACTAGTCGGCAAGTTCCGGCTGGTCAAAGTGCAAAAGATAGAATCCACAAATGACATTGATGAGAGCAAAATTCGGGTGGGGATTAGTTATCTCGAAAAACTCGACTTCCTCCAAAGGATGTATAACATCCCATCAAGCATATCCGTAAATCTTATCAAGGATTCAAATGGCACGTCGCGGGTATTGGACAGCCTACGGGACCAGTCAACAATCCAAGTCATAGATTTTTGCCAAGAACACAACCTACAGCCAAACGAATTGATAGAGGAGTTGACCGACCTCCAGAGCGATGGGGATTTAAGATACTCCGGTGCAGAGGACACGATGTTGATTGAGTTGTATCACGGGAGTAAACTATTTGATAACATCTCTGAGGAAAAAATAGGAGGGAAGCAATATATCCAAAACAAGCGGTATCAGCTTGATCGGATGATTCGCTATGCGAGAACGGATAGCTGTCGAGGCAAGATGGTACGTCAGTATTTCGGGGAACAGGTCGATAACGATTATCGCTGCAACCTCTGCGACATCTGTGATCCAAGTCTCCTCAATGCCTACAATTCACTTATCGCAGAAGTTACTAGCGGCGGGGATCAGTTATGTGGATAGTCGGGGGCAAGAGGCTTCAAGATATCACAACGCCGTACCCGGTAGGCCGGGCATCTTCCCCGCCCACGGAGGTAGGAGGCTCCATTTACGGGAGCAAGATTCGATTAACCGTTTATTACCAAGATGAACGGCGAGTTCTGAGTTTTTCGAGATATTTCGCTGTGCGCTTAATCTCTCGATTTGCAGCTTCATCGGCTTTGCGTTTTGCCGATGTTTTATCGTTGTACTCCAACCCCCACGAACCTTTTCTGAGGCGTTTGAGGGTAAATTCTCCGCCCGCTTGTTGGTTCACATAGTCAAGCAGGTTTCGCAAGATCCAGTAAACATCGGACGCAGCATACTGGAGATCGCTGTCAGAACCCTGTTCCCCGATAAAGTCTAGGGCGAGTTTCGCGAACTCAGTGACCTCTTTTGCAGCGTAGCTTTTGTCGCCATCTAACTGAATTGTCACCATCGTTCTGCCTCGTAGCGCTTACGTGCCGACCTTAATCGTGGGCATTCTCGCCGGTTGCGCGTCAAAATGGATGTCTGGTTTCGTGCTATTACGGACCTGGATGAGTTGTGCAGCGATGCTCACTGCAATCTCTGGCACCGTTTTGGAGTTGATATCCAATCCGATCGGCGCATACACTTTCGCTAATGTATCTTCTGAGATACCCATGTCTCTCAAATCATCGTAAATCAGCTTAATCTTCCGACGGCTGCCAATCAGCCCGACATAGCGCGCATTCGACTCAATGACACTGTGGAGTGCCTCCTCATCGTGCTGGTGTCCCCGTGTGACAATCACGGCGTAAGTCAGATGGTCAACGGGATACTTTCGCAACTCCTCGGCAATATCGCCGATAATGATCTCGTCGGCTTCGGGGAGCCGTTCTTCAGAGGCAAAATCGGCACGGTCATCGACGATTGCGACGCCAAAACCGAGCCACTTGCCAAGATGGCATAGGGCTTGCCCAACATGGCCTGCGCCGGCGATTAGCAGCGTGGGACGTGGCTGCACTGCATCCATGAAGACCCAGACCGCCCCCTCCTGCCACCGAAACACACCGGGCGCATCCTTCTCCAAGACCTCCATCAACTCTTCCTGGATTGCCGTTTCCAATGCTGCATCCCCCAACGAACCGACCTTTTCGCCATTGGCAGCAAACAGCATCTTCGCGCCGACTTGGATATCGTCTATCTCACTTTTAACAATCGTGGTAGAGACAAGCGGGATTTTTGCCTCCGAGAGTTCCTGCAACCGGGTTAATATCAACGACTCCTGTTCGGTTTGGGGCAGGTCAATGAAAATTTTCATATTCCCGCCGCAGATGAGACCGTCATCCCATCCGTAGTCGCTGTCTAATTGAAAATCGAGCAGACGTGGGACACCTCCTTGCATCAAACCGATCGCCTGTCGCCGCGCTTCTGCCTCTACGCAGCCGCCGCCGAGCGTCCCGACATTGCGCAGGTCTGGCAAAATCAGTAACTTGGACCCCGGCTTTTGTGGCGTAGACCCTTTCGTTTCCACAACTGTACAGTAGGCACCAATCTCGTCGGACTCAATTAATTCTATGACTTTCTGATATATATCTCTCATTTTTCTTCCCTCGCATCAAGCCAGCTAAAATATCCGTTGTTCTTTAACACTCTTTGCTACCAATTGGGTGAACTGTTCCCGCTGAACGTCAGTCAAATCGAGTTGCAGAGTCGATTCCGCTCCGCCCTGACCAACTTGGGTCGGAACATTGAGATAAACCTGCGCCGTACTCGATTGGATCAGGGAACTGACGCACATGATTCGCTTCTTATCCAAGGCAACTGCTGTGACCATCTGTGAAATCCAAGCCGCCAGCGTATATGGTGCATCTATGGTGCTAGATTTTTTATGTCTCTCCTGCACCGCGTCCGTCAACGCATCGATCTGCTTATCGCCTAACAACTCTCCTAACGGTATACCATTCACACGACAGTATTGCGGAAGCGGGTAGATCGTCTCGTCATTCCCGATCGCAAGAACTGCAACATCTTGCATAGAAACGCCCAA
The nucleotide sequence above comes from Candidatus Poribacteria bacterium. Encoded proteins:
- a CDS encoding RecQ family ATP-dependent DNA helicase, with the protein product MIITIIRTIIDNWFKQRSKAPNSISNDLPDPRVALKQHFGYDDFREGQCEVIEKLLLGKNLLGAFPTAFGKSICYQLPGLMLPGLTVIISPLISLMKDQVDTLQGRGIDSIGLLNSSLSPEEYGQELKRLVDGEIKLLYVSPERFRSRRFLNTLRSHKISLFVVDEAHCISQWGHDFRPAYLALRTAIQAVKPGSTALFTATATPEVQEDIVNQLQVEKCETIIQSVERPNLKFSVCEVPGEPEKYQLLTKQLEQLTGKGIVYAGTRRQTEEIAEYLKRKGHRVDFYHGAREESERTRVQNAFFDDTEAGIKIVVATNAFGMGIDKPDIRYVIHWNIAGSLEHYYQEAGRAGRDGEDSQCILFFCSGDRRLHEHFMEESAPNKPDLLKLLKLIEKSPLVGKFRLVKVQKIESTNDIDESKIRVGISYLEKLDFLQRMYNIPSSISVNLIKDSNGTSRVLDSLRDQSTIQVIDFCQEHNLQPNELIEELTDLQSDGDLRYSGAEDTMLIELYHGSKLFDNISEEKIGGKQYIQNKRYQLDRMIRYARTDSCRGKMVRQYFGEQVDNDYRCNLCDICDPSLLNAYNSLIAEVTSGGDQLCG
- a CDS encoding XdhC family protein, producing MRDIYQKVIELIESDEIGAYCTVVETKGSTPQKPGSKLLILPDLRNVGTLGGGCVEAEARRQAIGLMQGGVPRLLDFQLDSDYGWDDGLICGGNMKIFIDLPQTEQESLILTRLQELSEAKIPLVSTTIVKSEIDDIQVGAKMLFAANGEKVGSLGDAALETAIQEELMEVLEKDAPGVFRWQEGAVWVFMDAVQPRPTLLIAGAGHVGQALCHLGKWLGFGVAIVDDRADFASEERLPEADEIIIGDIAEELRKYPVDHLTYAVIVTRGHQHDEEALHSVIESNARYVGLIGSRRKIKLIYDDLRDMGISEDTLAKVYAPIGLDINSKTVPEIAVSIAAQLIQVRNSTKPDIHFDAQPARMPTIKVGT